From Bos indicus isolate NIAB-ARS_2022 breed Sahiwal x Tharparkar chromosome 4, NIAB-ARS_B.indTharparkar_mat_pri_1.0, whole genome shotgun sequence, the proteins below share one genomic window:
- the BET1 gene encoding BET1 homolog, translating into MRRAGLGEGVPPGNYGNYGYPNSGYSACEEENERLTESLRNKVTAIKSLSIEIGHEVKHQNKLLAEMDSQFDSTTGFLGKTMGKLKLLSRGSQTKLLCYMMLFSLFVFFVIYWIIKLR; encoded by the exons ATGAGGCGTGCAGGCCTGG GTGAAGGAGTACCCCCTGGCAACTATGGGAACTATGGCTATCCTAATAGTGGGTATAGTGCCTGTGAAGAGGAGAACGAGAGACTCAcggaaagtctgagaaacaaaGTAACTGCGATAAAATCT CTTTCCATTGAAATAGGGCATGAAgttaaacatcaaaataaattattagcTGAAATG GATTCACAGTTTGATTCTACAACTGGATTTCTAGGTAAAACTATGGGAAAACTGAAGCTTTTATCCAGAGGAAGCCAAACGAAGTTGCTCTGCTATATGATGCTGTTctcattatttgtcttttttgtcaTTTACTGGATTATTAAACTGAGGTGA